The following is a genomic window from Apodemus sylvaticus chromosome 10, mApoSyl1.1, whole genome shotgun sequence.
GTGGCTGGTTCCCCATACCTCATTGCACCCCCCAACAGAACATATTATACCATGCTATCTTTTTATAGACACATCAGTGCCAGCATGTTCTCTCCCACGTGTGCCTAACACAGGTGTGTCTGTCTTGCCAACTGGACCTACAGCTTTGTCAACTGGACCTACAGCTTTGTCAACTGGACCTATAGCTTTGCCCACTGGACCTATAACTCTGCCCACTAGACCTATAGCTTTGCCCACTGGACTTACAGCTTTGTCAACTGGACCTATAGCTTTGCCCACTGGGTGTTGGAGAGAAGCTTTGCACTGAGcacagtggcacatacttttagtcccagctcttgggaggcagaggaaggtagatctTTAACTGCAGTCTGTTCCAGTGAGTTCTAGATTAACCAGCAAGGATTAtaatagtgagaccctgtagaagaagaaaggagaaggaggaggacaaggaggaggaggaagaggaaaagaaaagcaaggaaaggaaaaaagaaaaaagaaagagggctggagagatggatggctcagcggtgaagagcactgactgctcttccaaaagtcctgagttcaattcccagcaactatatggtggctcacagccatctgtaatgggatccgatgtcctcttctggtgtgtctgaagacagcgacagtgtatgcatatacataaaataaataattttttaaaagagagaaaaggagaaaatagatggaaaaagaagagaagagaaaggaaaaggaaagaaagaaaaaatgtgcaGACATGGTGatttgaagtcacagggccagggTTGGCAGTGGCAGCAGGTCTGGGACGCAGGGGTTCTTGCCCTCAGCAGGAACCTGTTTTCATCACACAAGAGTGTGTCCCATCAGCTTGTGTGGGGGCCACAATCAGGCTCaggtggagggaggcagaggagacaaTGCAGAAGATGGGCAGCGTGGGCACAGGTCGGCAGGTGCCTGGGCCTTGGAGATGAATGGGAGAAGCCACTGAGGAGAACGGAAGGCCTGGCCCAGTTTCCCTTCCGCCTCCTCTCTGGTCCAGGACTCCACTGCTTCATGGTTAGGTTCAGATTGGGGACTAGAGGGGTTAAGTAGGGAGGTCAGCAGGGTCTGGGTGGGGACTAGGTGTGTGGCCTCACAGTTCTGCCTAACCTTCCTAAGGCAGCAACCAGGTAAGAAACATCAGTGCTCCACGTGGACATTGTATTGTCTGAGCTAAGGCCCCACTACTAAATCATGGCTAAGCTGCTTGAACCTCCCTCACAGCTTGTCTCTTTGTTGCTAAACAAGGACTACGTCCCAGGAGTTTCAGATCAGATGAGATCACGGATGCCAAAGACCTTTGTCAACTACCAAATACTATTTACATTAAAGTCTTTCTAGATACTGAGTGGGAGCTAGACTTCCAAAGTGAAGTCTGTCTTTACCATTGCCTACCTGCCTCTGATATACTCAGAGACTGGACTAACAGGTGCCAGGCCTGAAGACTGAGCAGCTGGCTGGAGACAGGCTGAGGGTAACATGGTAGCTACCTCAAGAACAGGGTCTGCCCCCAACCTGGCAAGTCATCCTGTCACCCTTATTCTTAGGAAAACTGCTCTCTGCTGAAACATCGTGACTTGCTCTACCAGCTTCCAGTCACCACTGACTGTTACTGTGTCCCTCAGCTTTAGGGAGACCAACACCAGGAGGCAGAACATGATGAGGCAGCAGTCTCAAAGCGGCTAAGCAGGTGCTGTTTCTAGTTTTGTCTGAGCTGAATCTACCCAGTTGAACAGGGGAGGAGCCTTGCCCCCCTCAAGAGACAGGGGTCAAACCACTGAACAAGAACCAAGAGGGTCTAGGCCTCATGGTACACACCTGCCATCCCAGTTACTTGGGAGCCAGGGGGAacccaagttcaaagccagtctgcaTTACAGAGTGACTTTCTAGCCAGTGTAAATTAGTAAGGTATGACCCCAAAAGTACAAGGGCTGGggagagctcagtggtagaccgATGGCCTAGCAGGCATGAGGCTCTTGGTGATAGAGTCAGAGGGAGTGGCTTAAGACCCTGGCCCCACTCAAACCTAAGCTGGGGAAGGTCTAAGCTTCAGCAAGCACTGAACCCTTAAGGAGGTAGAAGGCAGACAGCAGTCCTGGAATTTGAAAGGCCCCCATGTCACAAGACAGCCCACCCTGAGAGTCCAGAACCAAATTCCTGGCTCAAGCGCCTTGTCTTTCAGCTCTAAGGAAGGGAGACTTTCTTGCCTGTCTGGGCTGCTGGGTTCTAGTACAAGATGAGAGGGATGGAAAAGCAGCTACCAGGCGGAGGAAGCTACCACAAGACCCGTGCCCCCATGGTCGCCAGTGGCTGTGTCTTTCACTTCCTGTGAGATTGACAGTTGGGGCCCAGGAGGTGTGGGACTCAAGCAGCCCCAGTGTGGTTATTTGTGCAGGCTcttgcctcccctccccacaaCTATTTCCATTCTCACCACACAGTCACATCCGGGTCATGTACACAGAACAGCAGCTGGGGCTTTCCAGGGGACTTCTGAAAAAGCCAGTGAAAGCTGAGGTGTTGGCTTCGCAGTCAAGGCCCTCTTGGGGAAACTTTCTTGTTCCCTCCAGGAGGTTAAGTTCCAGCCTGACAGAGTTACTCTGGCTAGCCATGAAGGCCCCTTCCAAATGAAACTCACTGAAGAATCCGCCAGCGATGGCGTTCTAATTTTAGATGGCTGGGCTAGAGAACTCCTTCAACAGCTGGACTTGGAATTGAGGGTGATGATCTCGCCCCTCAGAGCTCGATGGTGCAGGTGAAAACACGCCTGGTGGGGACCGAAAGAGGACGTGAGTAGCCTGGTCACCACCAGCTTGCCTTCCACAGGCTGAGATAAGCACAGGGTCAAGAGACAGCCACTGGGTCAGCAGATCTTCCTTCTTACACTCCACAGGTGACAACAGAGGAGACAGAGCCTAGTGCAGGCACTCCACTAGCAAGGTGGTGCTCCTACAGCAGGAAGGCCCTGGGCATCATCCCCAATTCTGATAAATTGTGAAGACTGTGTAAATACTGAAGAGTAGCAGAATAATCAGACAACTTTACACAGTACTCTTTAGAATTATTTGGCTTTGTGAGatggggtctcattatgtagcccggATTTGACCTAACCTCCAACCTCAGATTCTGGGTGCTAGATTTCAGGCATGTGCTACATCTGGCCCTTTTAGGGGAACTACCTACTTTTCTTATTCATTTCCAGTCCTTATAACCCTGAAATAAACAGACAGGGTAAACAGGAGTAATCACTCCTATCTTACAGATGGAAACTAAAGAGAAACCAAAATGGGgatagtttctgtgatttaaGTAAGACTATAtagtaaacatttttattataaagacAACACATCTTGGTCAATGTGGCATTACCCAGGGCTCCCTTCTGAGCCAGAAGAGGGCCTGTTTTCCATGGAAACAAAAACCCAGATCAAGACCCAACAGCCACTCAGGGTACTAAGGAGAATGTGAACTCGGAAACTAGGAAAGGTATGACATAGAaaagagacaaaggaagaaagagacataAAAGAGCGTCAGGGGTAAAGGCACTAAGGAGCCTTGGATTCCTTCAAGGAGGGTATGTGCCAGGTCAGGAGATAGAACGGACTTCCAGTCAACACTGTTTCCTTGCCTCAGGACAGCAGGCCTTCCCATGATACAGCAGCAAACACAGCAGAGCAGCCATATCCCTCAGAGGCAGGCCAGAGACAGGACCTCGGCTGAGCTGCCTCAGAGCTCACTGGGCAAGTGAGGCCTCACTGCAAGAGGAAAAGGAGCACAAGGCACAGGCCTTTTAAGTATACTTTTAAGTATATTCCAAAGGTTCATTTTATTGGTATTTAAACCAAAGTCCTGCCCATGGACAGAGGCAAAACCCTGAACAGACGTGGGAAATCAGCATCTTGCTCTCCTGATATGGCCTCTGAGTCCACCCAGGCACTCCCAGTTCACCAGTGGTCAGAGAGAGTGAGCAGACTTAAGGCGGGGTGTGCTGCTGCCATGGAGTCTGCTGAGCCTGAGACTGGGCAGGGATTCTTGGGGTCCCGCCTGTTTAGTTCcacaagaaaacaagaacagaagTAAACAAGATGCTCTGGCCTGCGCCTAGCTAGGTCTTTATTGCTGTGTCTCTGGATTTGTAGGCCACTCCTCGACTCTTCAGCTCCCGCACGATTCCTAcgacagaaaaagaaacagttcCATGAGAGAGTCCTGGGGATAAAGATGCCTGCCACCCCAGCCCTGACACTGGGGCTGCCTGAGATCCAGGCAGAGctactgggagacagaggcttcTGCTGGGCCTGGCAGATGCTCACTGCTGCTGTCACAACTATTACCTTGGGGCAGGCGACCAGTGACTGACACAGCATATACTCCTGGCTTAAAGTTAcctgaggaagagagaagattACAATGGAATGAGTTAAGACTAAAAACCAATGAAGAATTAAGCCAAAAAATTGAAGAGAGGTAGAGGGGAAGACAATctgcagtcagttctctccttccaacatgtgggttccagagcagACTCAAGTTAGCTAGCCTGgcattactgagccatcttgccagccccaaggCTTGGCTTTTCTCTACCCCGATCTTTCCCACATGGGACCACGGACCCTGCTGAGTTAAGACATCCTTAGGCACATTCCCAACACTGCAGAGGGCAAGGATAAGAATGACACTTACTGACACGCTGCCACTTGGAGACCCAGCTGTCCTCTGGACTCATCATCGCGATGATTCTAGAGAGGGAAGATGAAGAGTCAGCCTGAGGCTGCCCTGCTAGAGGGGGCTACTGAGCTAAGCAACAGCTCCAGGTGAGGCACCCGAGGAGAAGGTCACCGTGGGAACGCTGGGAAGCAGTTCTAACACTGGGAAGGAGCTGACTCAGGAAGGGAGTGACAAAGGCCTTTCAGTCTATGTCCCCGGATAGCCAGTAAAAAGTGCTGTCCCGCACTGACGACAAACAGCCCAATCACTAGGGGTCTGGAGCCTGCTGCAAAGGAGTCTTAAACAACGAACACGCTTCCTGGAAGTGAACTAGACTTGGACATCCTTTCCTTTAATGAGCTTTCCAgtctctttggggttttttttttgtttttattttattgtattttatttttttgagacagggtttctctgtgcagtcctggctgtcccggaactcactctgttgaccaggctgacctcgaactcaagatatccgcctgcctctgcctccggagtgctgggattaaaggcgtgcgccaccactgcctggcatgagcTGTGAAGTCTCAAGTACAGTTGGAGACATTTCACATATTTTCATCAGCAAGACTCAGGGTGAGACAGTGCATGCAAAGTCCCTAGTACAGATCCTGACAGAGTAGATGCCAAGTGCCCTTCCCATGCCATCAGTCCTTTGGCAGACAGCTCTGCTTCCACAGGCTGAGGAGCAGAAACCCTACTCAAGGGCTAGAAAGCCACTATGTGCGCAGGCAGGTGCTATGAGAACTATGAGGTCATCTGTCAATCATCCAATCCATAGAACAGTTCCCTAGGAACTGACACACTGGCTGCCTCCCCATGGGCGCCCCCGGTTTCCTGGCAACAATGCTGACGTCCAGGAGTGAAAGAAGggtaaggccaggcagtggtgacacacgcctttaatcccagcacttgtgaggcagaggcagatggatttctgagttccaggacagccagggctatacagagaaaccctgtcttgaagggaaaaaaagaaaaataagaaaagaaaagaaaaagaataaagggtAAGAGAGCAAGTGGCTCTGCAGGCGGACCCCACAGACAGTTACACAGCCTCTCTCTCGCCCCAGCTCCTGTACTTTCTCTGCCCTTCACAATCGACCTTCTCGGTTATATTGAAATGTCCTTTCTACCTCGTCTCAGCTCCCTCTGAAATCCTGCAGTTCTAGTCAGGCCTGATCACCTATCAGGCAGCCTGTAATGCCAGTTACTCTGGAGGATAAAGCAGACTTCCAGTCCAAGGTCTATTTGGTCAACCTAAAAATAACCctgtttgggctggagaggtggctcagtggttaagaccactgactgttcttccagaggtcctgagttcaattcccagcaaccacatggtggttcacaaccatctgtaatgagatctgatgccctcttctggtgtgtctgaagacaactacagtgtatttacatatatataataaataaacttaaaaaaaaaatcctgtttccaaaataaatttagaaagagGGTTGGTCTATTATAAAGATATAATCCACACTCAGCAGGATGATTCttcagaaacaacaaacaaagtcaggagtagccgggtggtggtggcgcatgcctgtaaccccagcactctgggaggcagaggcagaggcaggtggatttctgagttcgaggccagcctggtctacagagtgagctccaggacagtcagggctacacagagaaaccctgtcttgaaaaaaccaaatccaaaaaaaccaaaaaaaccaaaaaaaaaaaaaaaaaaaaaaaaaaaagaagaagtcagGAGTAATACACACCTAtattcccaacactt
Proteins encoded in this region:
- the Supt4h1 gene encoding transcription elongation factor SPT4, translated to MALETVPKDLRHLRACLLCSLVKTIDQFEYDGCDNCDAYLQMKGNREMVYDCTSSSFDGIIAMMSPEDSWVSKWQRVSNFKPGVYAVSVTGRLPQGIVRELKSRGVAYKSRDTAIKT